From one Leifsonia sp. Root1293 genomic stretch:
- a CDS encoding DUF6518 family protein: MPPIVTSSLRIAGITAAALVLGGLTPLGQGALPPEFSSLANSVSGWMIPTALLVWLLARSYVEAAFGGALGFVGLTVGYAVVSGWRGVDFDPTFWIIVGVVAGPFIGAAAHALRRSALSAALGNGLLSGLLVGEAVYGFTVVGATTSPVYWWISAASGVLLLGGMAFRIRRPRLILLATALTATIAAAFLVAYQLLGAVSR, encoded by the coding sequence ATGCCCCCGATCGTCACCTCATCCCTGCGCATCGCGGGGATCACCGCAGCCGCCCTCGTGCTCGGCGGGCTCACTCCCCTCGGCCAGGGCGCCCTGCCTCCGGAGTTCTCCTCGCTCGCGAACTCCGTCTCGGGGTGGATGATCCCGACCGCGCTGCTCGTGTGGCTCCTGGCCAGGAGCTACGTGGAGGCCGCGTTCGGCGGCGCCCTCGGCTTCGTGGGGCTCACGGTCGGCTACGCCGTGGTCTCCGGATGGCGCGGCGTCGACTTCGATCCGACGTTCTGGATCATCGTCGGCGTCGTGGCCGGTCCGTTCATCGGAGCCGCAGCGCACGCCCTGCGCCGCAGCGCGCTGTCGGCGGCTCTCGGCAACGGTCTGCTCTCCGGCCTGCTCGTGGGAGAGGCCGTCTACGGCTTCACCGTCGTCGGCGCCACGACCAGCCCGGTCTACTGGTGGATCAGCGCAGCCTCCGGCGTGCTGCTCCTCGGTGGAATGGCGTTCCGCATCCGTCGGCCACGACTCATCCTGTTGGCCACGGCGCTGACGGCCACGATCGCCGCGGCCTTTCTCGTCGCCTATCAGCTGCTCGGTGCAGTGTCGCGCTGA
- a CDS encoding class I SAM-dependent methyltransferase, with amino-acid sequence MTEPQKSSDTITSTDADRALKAKHRGMWASGDYPTLAAELIDELGPRLVAATGVGPGDRVLDIAAGSGNASIPAALRGATVVASDLTPELFDVGRRRADEAGAELEWREADAEALPFPDSSFDVALSCVGIMFAPHHQLAADELLRVTAAGGRIGLLSWTPEGFIGRMFRTMKPFAAPLPEGAQPAPLWGDEQHVRELLGDRVDDFTAERQTVRIDRFATADEFRDYFRSHYGPTIAVFNRISDDADQVQALDAALVQLAIDNGLRSPGDALEWEYLVVTARVH; translated from the coding sequence ATGACCGAACCCCAGAAGAGCAGTGACACCATCACCTCCACCGACGCGGACAGGGCGCTCAAGGCCAAGCACCGCGGCATGTGGGCATCGGGCGACTACCCCACCCTCGCAGCCGAACTCATCGACGAGCTCGGCCCGCGGCTCGTCGCCGCGACCGGGGTGGGCCCGGGCGATCGCGTGCTCGACATCGCGGCCGGCAGCGGCAACGCGTCCATCCCCGCGGCGCTGCGAGGAGCGACTGTCGTCGCGAGCGACCTGACACCGGAGCTGTTCGACGTCGGCCGACGTCGCGCGGACGAGGCCGGAGCCGAACTGGAATGGCGTGAAGCGGATGCCGAGGCCCTGCCATTCCCCGACTCCTCCTTCGACGTCGCGCTCTCGTGCGTCGGCATCATGTTCGCGCCCCACCACCAGCTCGCCGCCGACGAACTGCTCCGCGTCACCGCCGCCGGCGGCCGCATCGGACTGCTCAGCTGGACGCCCGAGGGCTTCATCGGTCGGATGTTCCGCACGATGAAGCCCTTCGCCGCCCCGCTCCCCGAAGGCGCGCAGCCGGCCCCGCTGTGGGGCGACGAGCAGCACGTGCGCGAGTTGCTCGGCGATCGCGTCGACGATTTCACCGCTGAACGTCAGACGGTACGGATCGACAGATTCGCAACGGCCGATGAGTTCCGCGACTATTTCAGGAGCCACTACGGACCCACCATCGCCGTCTTCAACCGGATCTCCGACGATGCCGATCAGGTTCAGGCACTCGACGCGGCGCTCGTGCAGCTGGCGATCGACAATGGGCTGCGCTCCCCCGGCGACGCCCTCGAGTGGGAGTACCTGGTCGTGACGGCGCGCGTGCACTGA
- a CDS encoding trans-sulfuration enzyme family protein: MHEQNPAFHPETLAIIAGRPAREVDEPLNVPITLASTYVAGGEREYGRYANPSWTAFEDALGTLEGGRCLSFASGLAAISAVLDLVEPGGVVVAPRRSYTGTVLQLDDRAREGRLNVVYVDIADAAAVADASAGAAMVWIESPTNPALEVADIPAISEAAHAAGAIVVVDNTFATPVLQRPLELGADISVHSATKYIAGHSDVLLGAVITATDAHHDAVLGRRSLYGAIPSPLEAFLALRGLRTLSVRVERAQATAQELVRRLADHPALEEVRYPGFGAIISIVVRGGADAADALVPRTALWLHATSLGGVESTFERRRRWAAEHETIPEGLVRLSVGLEHVDDLYDDLVAALG; the protein is encoded by the coding sequence GTGCACGAGCAGAATCCAGCCTTCCACCCCGAGACGCTCGCCATCATCGCGGGTCGTCCGGCGCGTGAGGTCGACGAGCCGCTCAATGTGCCCATCACCCTCGCCTCCACCTACGTCGCAGGTGGCGAGCGCGAGTACGGCCGCTACGCCAACCCGTCGTGGACGGCGTTCGAGGACGCCCTCGGCACCCTCGAGGGCGGGCGCTGCCTCTCCTTCGCGTCCGGCCTCGCCGCCATCTCGGCCGTGCTCGACCTCGTCGAGCCGGGCGGAGTCGTCGTGGCGCCGCGCCGCTCGTACACGGGCACGGTTCTGCAGCTCGACGACCGGGCCCGCGAGGGGCGGCTGAACGTCGTGTACGTCGACATCGCCGATGCAGCCGCGGTTGCTGATGCATCCGCCGGTGCCGCCATGGTCTGGATCGAATCGCCCACCAACCCGGCCCTCGAGGTCGCGGACATCCCCGCCATCTCCGAGGCAGCCCACGCAGCCGGAGCCATCGTCGTCGTCGACAACACCTTCGCGACCCCGGTGTTGCAGCGCCCGCTCGAGCTCGGTGCCGACATCTCGGTGCATTCGGCCACCAAGTACATCGCCGGTCACAGCGACGTTCTCCTCGGTGCCGTCATCACGGCCACGGATGCGCACCACGACGCCGTGCTCGGCCGCCGTTCCCTCTACGGGGCCATCCCGTCCCCCCTCGAGGCCTTCCTTGCACTGCGCGGCCTCCGCACCCTGTCGGTGCGCGTCGAGCGCGCGCAGGCGACGGCGCAGGAGTTGGTTCGCCGTCTGGCCGATCACCCCGCGCTCGAGGAAGTGCGCTACCCCGGCTTCGGCGCCATCATCTCGATCGTGGTCAGAGGCGGGGCGGATGCCGCCGACGCCCTCGTGCCGCGCACGGCGCTGTGGCTGCACGCCACCAGCCTGGGCGGCGTGGAGTCGACCTTCGAGCGCCGTCGTCGCTGGGCCGCGGAACACGAGACCATCCCCGAGGGCCTCGTACGCCTGTCGGTCGGACTCGAGCACGTCGACGACCTCTACGACGACCTCGTCGCGGCGCTCGGCTAG
- a CDS encoding DUF4832 domain-containing protein produces the protein MTLSSRSIRPISATAIAAVLAITIGGVAPAAIAGTGPGNGNGHGSDWRSVAAGPEPDSNPLKGFIPFAGDYPDFPHSMEWSYFPLDAVMTGPSTFDWTAVETTLDEVAARGHQTTMRFYLDYPQRESGIPQFLLDGGLLTHSYTEFGNTTSVIPDYNDPQLLAALDAFVAALGDRYDGDPRLGFVQAGLIGFWGEWHTWPYNGEGLPDYMATEENQLRLLNDFTTAFDETDIEVRYASTANAGMDVGYHDDSFALTTKQSPYGWYFMDQIVAAGATEKWKTNSIGGELRPELQSCIFSAAGCPVVQEGGDNDFAGSLDQTHASWLINHYAFATGYPAADRDRAVDAARSLGYSLRVTKAGIDEPRRSKGKLDVGLVVKNVGVAPFYYDWPLSVALADSRGRVVKQWTTRWGLDEIASGAQERFDGSFDTRGVKPGRYTVLVQGTNPLATGQPVRFANSDQDATVTGWLTLGRATVTR, from the coding sequence ATGACACTCTCCTCACGCAGTATCCGCCCGATCAGCGCCACGGCGATCGCAGCCGTGCTGGCGATCACGATCGGTGGTGTGGCGCCGGCGGCGATCGCCGGCACCGGCCCCGGCAATGGCAACGGGCACGGGAGCGACTGGCGCAGCGTCGCTGCCGGGCCTGAACCAGACAGCAACCCGCTCAAGGGATTCATCCCGTTCGCCGGGGACTACCCGGACTTTCCGCATTCGATGGAATGGTCGTACTTTCCGCTCGACGCGGTGATGACGGGCCCGTCGACATTCGACTGGACCGCCGTCGAGACGACCCTCGACGAGGTGGCTGCTCGCGGTCACCAGACGACCATGCGGTTCTACCTCGACTACCCGCAGCGCGAGAGCGGCATTCCGCAGTTCCTGCTCGACGGCGGCCTCCTCACCCACTCGTACACCGAGTTCGGCAACACGACCAGCGTCATCCCCGACTACAACGATCCGCAGCTCCTCGCTGCCCTCGACGCCTTCGTCGCAGCTCTCGGAGACCGCTACGACGGCGACCCGCGTCTCGGTTTCGTACAGGCGGGCCTCATCGGCTTTTGGGGGGAGTGGCACACCTGGCCCTACAACGGCGAGGGACTGCCCGACTACATGGCGACCGAGGAGAACCAGCTGCGCCTGCTGAACGACTTCACGACGGCCTTCGACGAGACCGACATCGAGGTGCGCTACGCGAGCACGGCGAATGCGGGTATGGACGTGGGCTACCACGACGACTCGTTCGCGCTGACGACGAAGCAGAGTCCCTACGGCTGGTACTTCATGGACCAGATCGTCGCGGCAGGCGCTACGGAGAAATGGAAGACCAACTCGATCGGCGGCGAACTGCGCCCTGAACTCCAGTCGTGCATCTTCAGCGCTGCCGGATGCCCTGTGGTGCAGGAGGGCGGAGACAACGACTTCGCCGGGAGCCTCGACCAGACCCACGCGAGCTGGCTGATCAACCACTACGCCTTCGCGACCGGTTACCCGGCCGCCGACCGGGACCGCGCGGTCGACGCGGCACGATCTCTCGGCTATTCGCTGAGGGTGACGAAGGCGGGGATCGACGAGCCCCGCCGATCGAAGGGAAAGCTCGACGTCGGCCTCGTGGTGAAGAACGTCGGAGTCGCGCCGTTCTACTACGACTGGCCGCTCTCCGTCGCTCTCGCCGACTCACGGGGAAGGGTCGTGAAGCAGTGGACCACCCGGTGGGGTCTCGACGAGATCGCCAGCGGGGCCCAGGAGCGATTCGACGGCAGCTTCGACACTCGCGGTGTGAAGCCCGGGCGGTACACGGTGCTCGTCCAGGGGACGAACCCGTTGGCGACGGGTCAGCCCGTGAGGTTCGCCAACTCCGATCAGGATGCCACCGTCACCGGCTGGCTCACCCTGGGCAGGGCGACCGTCACGAGGTGA
- a CDS encoding TOPRIM nucleotidyl transferase/hydrolase domain-containing protein, producing the protein MDPADLARFAAASAGIRPLRRVVLVEGDSDREAVLQFAATVGRDLPGEGTAVVGMGGANSLPRFLEITRATDQGLALTGLCDEQEVPVYRRALERVGLADAAHPVPLEELGFFACRHDLEDELIRALGIDVAVAIIAEQGEGARFEGMRRQPAQRERALADQLHRFIGAGAGRKARVARAFAERIPAERIPEPILGLLSATLPT; encoded by the coding sequence ATGGACCCGGCCGACCTCGCCCGTTTCGCCGCGGCGAGCGCCGGCATCCGCCCCCTCAGACGCGTCGTGCTCGTCGAGGGCGACAGCGACAGGGAGGCCGTGCTGCAGTTCGCGGCCACAGTGGGTCGCGATCTGCCGGGCGAGGGCACGGCCGTCGTCGGCATGGGCGGCGCCAACAGCCTGCCGCGCTTCCTCGAGATCACACGGGCCACCGATCAGGGGCTGGCTCTGACCGGCCTCTGCGACGAGCAGGAGGTTCCGGTCTACCGCCGGGCCCTCGAACGCGTGGGGCTCGCGGATGCCGCCCACCCCGTGCCACTCGAGGAGCTGGGGTTCTTCGCCTGCAGGCACGACCTGGAGGACGAACTCATCCGTGCTCTGGGCATCGACGTGGCCGTTGCGATCATCGCGGAGCAGGGCGAGGGCGCCAGGTTCGAGGGGATGCGGCGGCAGCCGGCGCAGCGCGAGCGCGCACTGGCCGACCAGCTGCACAGGTTCATCGGTGCCGGGGCCGGACGCAAGGCTCGCGTGGCGCGGGCCTTCGCCGAACGCATTCCCGCGGAGCGCATCCCCGAGCCGATCCTCGGGCTGCTGTCAGCGACGCTTCCGACGTAA
- a CDS encoding glycoside hydrolase family 36 protein, whose product MLTDLATFSGVVQLGDLSLPLVAPGAPRSIGEREFLIPSGSVTVVHPFEDAEFFRHGWNSWSPSGWRRLTDAPLRIYDSPQRLLTADDARNDTPLAHSGSAVGAIAVGDGEILLLGALGLGAPRVGATPTTLWGSVEEPDGEWYLARGPEGEVFARYAHLLAERLGSRDSRAGRVWCSWYSFYEALDEGLVRDTVQGLAGMPFDVVQLDDGWEPVVGDWRANERFPSGMAQTARTIIDAGFRAGIWLAPLIALPSSQFALERPDLLVQGPDGTPMVAGYNWGGPYFALDTTQAEVKAHLRELFTRVVGWGFSYLKLDFMYAGALEGARSEPVHREWAYRDAIALIREVVGDDVYLLGCGVPMLPSAGVFDGVRVGPDVAAFWDNAERPGDPTGVGAKNAFLASIHRSWLRPVFETDPDVVYFRRRRSLLDEGQRQLVEDVATVLGFKSTSDPTSWLLPDEIAELRHWLERDEEVTQEGRYLFRIDDRLVDFGPYVDYVAPPSTMAG is encoded by the coding sequence ATGCTCACAGATCTCGCCACATTCTCCGGCGTCGTACAGCTCGGAGACCTGTCTCTACCTCTGGTCGCACCCGGTGCGCCCCGCTCGATCGGCGAACGCGAGTTCCTGATCCCGTCGGGTTCCGTCACGGTCGTGCATCCGTTCGAGGACGCCGAGTTCTTCCGTCACGGATGGAACTCGTGGAGCCCATCGGGCTGGAGGCGCCTCACCGACGCGCCACTACGCATCTACGACAGCCCGCAGCGACTGCTGACTGCCGACGACGCAAGGAACGACACCCCGCTGGCGCATTCGGGCAGCGCTGTCGGCGCGATCGCAGTGGGTGATGGTGAGATCCTCCTCCTCGGGGCGCTCGGTCTGGGCGCCCCGAGGGTGGGCGCGACGCCGACGACGCTGTGGGGGAGCGTTGAGGAGCCGGACGGCGAGTGGTACCTCGCCCGCGGCCCCGAGGGAGAGGTCTTCGCTCGGTATGCGCACCTGCTCGCAGAACGGCTCGGCTCTCGCGATTCTCGTGCGGGCCGGGTCTGGTGCAGCTGGTACTCCTTCTACGAGGCGCTCGACGAAGGCCTCGTCCGCGACACAGTCCAGGGCCTGGCCGGGATGCCGTTCGACGTCGTGCAGCTCGACGACGGGTGGGAGCCCGTCGTGGGTGACTGGCGGGCCAACGAGCGTTTTCCGTCCGGGATGGCGCAGACCGCTCGCACCATCATCGATGCCGGCTTCCGCGCGGGCATCTGGCTCGCACCCCTCATCGCGCTGCCGTCGTCGCAGTTCGCCCTCGAACGACCCGACCTGCTCGTGCAGGGGCCGGACGGCACGCCGATGGTCGCCGGCTACAACTGGGGCGGGCCGTACTTCGCCCTCGACACGACCCAGGCGGAGGTGAAGGCCCACCTCCGCGAACTGTTCACGCGGGTCGTCGGATGGGGCTTCAGCTACCTGAAGCTCGACTTCATGTACGCCGGCGCCCTCGAGGGCGCCAGGAGCGAGCCCGTCCACCGCGAGTGGGCCTACCGCGACGCGATCGCCCTCATCCGCGAGGTCGTCGGCGACGACGTCTATCTGCTGGGTTGCGGCGTGCCGATGCTCCCGTCAGCCGGAGTCTTCGACGGCGTGCGCGTCGGGCCCGACGTCGCCGCGTTCTGGGACAACGCCGAGCGCCCGGGCGATCCGACCGGCGTCGGCGCCAAGAATGCCTTCCTCGCGTCGATCCACCGCAGCTGGCTGCGCCCGGTCTTCGAGACCGATCCGGATGTCGTCTACTTCCGGCGGAGACGCAGCCTGCTCGACGAGGGCCAGCGCCAGCTCGTCGAAGACGTCGCGACGGTGCTCGGCTTCAAGTCCACCTCGGATCCGACGTCCTGGCTGCTTCCCGACGAGATCGCCGAGCTGCGTCACTGGCTGGAGCGAGACGAGGAGGTGACCCAGGAAGGACGCTACCTCTTCCGCATCGACGACCGACTCGTCGACTTCGGACCCTATGTCGACTACGTAGCACCCCCGAGCACGATGGCGGGGTAG
- a CDS encoding cytochrome b/b6 domain-containing protein, which produces MPKPDRPAFAGVPLRRLAWLIPAAIVAFAAVVLLARWARGLPEVAAFLAEYPGGTTPPEGAPVGIPAWLAWQHFLSAFLLVMLVRTGMLLKSGVRPPAFWTRDNTRWPRTKRAPRRLGIPLWLHLVVDALWVLCGLSYVVLLFATGQWVRIVPTDWGVVPNTISALLQYASLDWPVEDSWVSYNAAQLLSYFAVVFLASPLAIITGLRLSPIWPMEGAWSRVFPEKLARALHYPVMLFFLAFTAVHVFLVLTTGALRNLNIMYAARDSDDWVGFIIFLISVVAMVGAWLLAKPLVLVPLAARFGRVQGVRPPQKR; this is translated from the coding sequence GTGCCGAAACCCGACCGTCCCGCGTTCGCGGGCGTGCCGTTGCGCCGGCTCGCATGGCTGATCCCCGCGGCGATCGTGGCCTTCGCCGCCGTCGTGCTCCTGGCGCGCTGGGCGCGGGGGCTTCCGGAGGTCGCCGCCTTTCTCGCCGAGTATCCCGGCGGCACCACGCCTCCCGAGGGAGCCCCCGTCGGCATCCCCGCCTGGCTGGCCTGGCAGCACTTCCTCAGCGCGTTCCTGCTCGTGATGCTGGTGCGCACGGGCATGCTGCTCAAGTCCGGGGTGCGCCCGCCGGCGTTCTGGACCCGCGACAACACTCGCTGGCCGCGCACGAAGCGCGCACCGCGCCGGCTCGGCATCCCGCTCTGGCTGCACCTGGTCGTCGATGCGCTCTGGGTGCTCTGCGGCCTCTCGTACGTCGTGCTGTTGTTCGCCACCGGCCAGTGGGTGCGCATCGTGCCCACGGACTGGGGGGTGGTGCCGAACACGATCTCGGCGCTGCTGCAGTACGCGTCGCTCGACTGGCCGGTCGAGGACTCGTGGGTCTCCTACAACGCCGCCCAGCTGCTGAGCTACTTCGCGGTCGTGTTCCTGGCGTCGCCGCTCGCGATCATCACGGGCCTGCGCCTCTCGCCGATCTGGCCGATGGAGGGCGCCTGGTCGCGGGTGTTCCCCGAGAAGCTGGCGCGGGCTCTGCACTACCCCGTGATGCTGTTCTTCCTCGCCTTCACGGCTGTGCACGTCTTCCTGGTGCTCACCACCGGCGCCCTGCGCAACCTCAACATCATGTACGCCGCCCGCGACTCCGACGACTGGGTCGGCTTCATCATCTTCCTGATCTCGGTGGTGGCCATGGTCGGGGCGTGGCTGCTGGCGAAGCCCCTGGTGCTGGTGCCGCTCGCCGCGCGGTTCGGCCGCGTGCAGGGAGTGCGGCCGCCGCAGAAGCGCTGA